In Fusarium falciforme chromosome 9, complete sequence, the sequence AAACGTCATCGAGGGGCAGGCTCACAGACGCTCACTGCACTGACGAAACGGAGTGGGCTAGAGCTTCGCCAGTGATCTCATTGACATTCCTGAGCGAGGCTCACGTTCAGGCTTGTCCACGGCTAGAACAGCTGCCATTCTCCATCTCCGTTCGGGAGCCGAAATGGGACAGCTCCCACCAACGACGGACCACCCTCTAGCCCGTGTCCGAGTTGAAGCCTCGTCTCCCGGGCAATCGTTGTGAAAGACATCTCAATCCGAGGTCAGGTGCTCACAGCAAAGTCATGGTTCTTCCATTTGCCCAGAGTAACGAGCCGTCTTTCAGGGTGAACCTGGTCTCCAACTACCTCTCCAAGTACTTGTATACATGACTCAATGTTGCCCATTACCGAGCATCTTGATCATCGTCAAGCCGTGTCTCGCAGAGGCGTTACCCGAAGTTCAGACATGTTTCCCGTCTGGGCCCAACACAACCAAAAACGACTGCCGTGGCTTCGTGGTCCTCATCCGCATACCTCCCTTAGACAGCTCAGGTACCTACCTAGAGGGCGAGCAACGGCCCGACCCAGTGAACCACATCCAGGCAGGTTCTAGATTTGGGCCGTCGATGTAACCCTTCAGTCGAACTACCCCATCGCGTCGTCTCGTCTCCATGTCCTCAGGTGGACGCGACGAACAGTTTCCAGATACAGTGACTAGCTGCCTCAGACTTGCTTGGCCAGCACGAAATTCAGCTCCAAGACTGTATTTCTGACAGAAGCTCCGTGGTTCAGGTGCTGCCGTAGGATACCTGTTACCTGCCACTTGGTATTAGGCTGCCAATAAGATCACGCGTCCATTGCCCCTCATGTGGAGGAGCATCTTGCATTGTCTCGACCTTTACTGGCGTCAGAGTTGACATGTTTCACGGCGCCATCCCGAATCACACGGCCACACTTGAGTTTGTGTGGCTCACTCCGTGTGGCTGAGCAATGCAGCTCGGGACTTTATTTTAGCGGACCGAGATCAGGCTGTTCTTTTACTTCCCGTTTGGGTGGGACCAAGCTGGACGGGAGGCTGGAAGTTCAGCTCATATCAGTTGGTACGTACCCACTATGCTTTGATCTGCATCCAGCCTCTCCAAGGGCTGCATATTACAACCCAAAGAACGACATTCAATCCCAAAATTCGACGTCAGATCCGCTGTCCGATCCCTCGCGGACCGGCCTGAAAGACGGCTCGTTTCATTCATCGATATACGGGCTTTCACACGTCCTACCTTTCCTGGAAACTGCCTGTTCCAGCTACCAATGAATGCGTGACAGCGAAATCCTAGCCTCGCCGTCCTCAACTCATCATGACACGCTCCCCGACCACGAGGCGGAGCCAATTGCTCTCGAGCCCCGAGCGGAATATCGCCGCGAGCTTCCTACTTGATACGCGAAACAACGAGCTTAGCCATCGGGATGCCTTGGCGGCGGCCCAGGTAGAGCACGAGCGGGTGCGCCAGGCTGCGATCCGAGTCTACGAGCTTCATGAGCTGCAACAAGAGCACCGACgtatcgtcgaggaggagcgcaAGGAGCAAGAGAGGCTTCGGGCAGAAGCTCTAGTTGTtgctgaggagaagagacTTCGGGAACTCAAGGCAAAGACGATTCCTCGATTACCACCAGAGCCCGAACCTCCCACTCCCCCTCCGGCACCCAAACCAGATCCTTCAAAGACAACAAACGGTACTACACCAGTAAAGGAATCGAAGCGGGTCGAACCATCGACAACTCCTCCTTCAGAGATCAAGAAGCCTGCTCTTGCACCCCCTGCCATCAGCAGCCCCTTCGCACCCCAGAACAAACCGACGATTAGCAGCCCACTTGCTGCTGCAACTTCCGGACAAACAACTACACATGGACTATTCCAGAAAACAAACGGATCAGCTACGGCACAACCTGCTgcgcctgctcctgctcaGCCTTTGGTCAAACCCGCCGCACCTCCTGCGCAACCCGCAGCGAGTCCCACCGAGGATCGATATAGCCAGATTCACCAGGAACTCAAGAAGCTGCGTCGCGAACTTCAGGCACAGTCTAAAGTCCCTGGCTCTCCACTCAAGGGCAAGCTTGGAACCTTCCGTCGAGAGATCCGGGTGGCTATCGGCCAGCTGACAGGCGGAAAGGGTGCCAACGCCAAACCAGTAAGTACGACATTTTGATATCAGGGCAAACTCTAACAAAAAAACCAGGTTCAGAAGATCACAGACACGTTGAAGGA encodes:
- a CDS encoding MRNA export factor GLE1, encoding MTRSPTTRRSQLLSSPERNIAASFLLDTRNNELSHRDALAAAQVEHERVRQAAIRVYELHELQQEHRRIVEEERKEQERLRAEALVVAEEKRLRELKAKTIPRLPPEPEPPTPPPAPKPDPSKTTNGTTPVKESKRVEPSTTPPSEIKKPALAPPAISSPFAPQNKPTISSPLAAATSGQTTTHGLFQKTNGSATAQPAAPAPAQPLVKPAAPPAQPAASPTEDRYSQIHQELKKLRRELQAQSKVPGSPLKGKLGTFRREIRVAIGQLTGGKGANAKPVQKITDTLKEALKGGTPSPPIDVGLFVVDKREPVQGATHNDQTLPSLFIYLMNICAKAIINQFINEGGANPKAADPIGVFTAHIFSNQEFEWRGQSLIDIVMAKYRIVCPVLFGHRGSDRTERGRISIGWKKDGPAWITEQSHNDRMTGLGAGFASLSLRDFSKSSKKNPYPPTNYWKALAYIVNSPPNEVSNTQYVVLRSMIQGHEQRFLNFYGNAALAALRLALVEFPKKAPQNATAAGSLAALADVLKSESGLVLA